A window from Bacillaceae bacterium S4-13-56 encodes these proteins:
- a CDS encoding DUF402 domain-containing protein — translation MSVPVPGQLMKIQSYKHDGHLHRVWERTTCLKATNNIIIGGNDKTRVTESDGRSWITREPAICYFHSKHWFNIIGMIRDDGIYYYCNISSPFVSDEEAVKYIDYDLDIKVFPDMTYILLDEDEYKEHKEQMNYPEVLDRILHKNVDTLIRWIRQRKGPFSPEFIDQWYERYLMYY, via the coding sequence ATGTCAGTGCCAGTACCAGGGCAATTGATGAAAATACAAAGTTACAAGCATGATGGACATTTACATCGGGTCTGGGAGCGGACAACCTGCCTAAAAGCAACGAACAATATCATTATTGGTGGGAACGATAAAACTCGAGTGACAGAGTCAGATGGACGTTCATGGATTACAAGAGAACCTGCAATTTGCTATTTTCATTCTAAACATTGGTTTAACATCATAGGGATGATCCGGGATGATGGGATTTATTATTATTGTAATATTAGTTCCCCTTTCGTTTCTGATGAAGAAGCTGTTAAATATATCGACTATGATTTAGACATAAAAGTATTTCCAGATATGACCTATATTTTGTTAGACGAAGATGAGTATAAGGAACATAAGGAACAAATGAATTACCCAGAGGTCCTAGACCGAATTCTTCATAAAAATGTTGATACATTAATAAGATGGATTAGACAACGAAAAGGACCATTTTCTCCTGAATTCATTGATCAATGGTATGAACGTTATTTGATGTATTATTGA
- a CDS encoding ABC transporter ATP-binding protein: protein MESIKRYLAFVSPYKGKIILAVLIGIIKFSIPLLMPLILKYVVDDIVGAESMADQEKINQLLWLIGGAFFIFLVVRPPVEYYRQYLAQWIGNKVLYDIRDRLFQHIQKLSLRYYSQNKTGEIISRVIHDVEQTKTFVITGLMNIWLDMFTIVIALIIMLTMSPSLTLVAVAMFPLYGFSVKYFYEKLRFLTRQRSQALAQVQGHLHERVQGMPVIRSFALEDHEQNQFDIRNKNFLDKAIEHTTWNAKTYSVVQTITDLAPLLVVGVAGYLAILGDVTIGTMVAFVGYMDRVYNPLRRLVNSSTTLTQSIASMDRVFEFLDEKYDIEDDEEAIELNQVEGKVTFDHVSFQYGEEESMVLKDIRLDIRAGETIAFVGMSGGGKSTLVGLIPRFYDVTNGRILLDGRDIRTVKVRSLRDKIGMVLQDNILFSDSVASNIRMGNPDATDEEVVEAAKAANADDFIMELPNGYDTLVGERGVKLSGGQKQRVAIARVFLKNPPLLIMDEATSSLDLESEHLIQEALEKLAHDRTTFIVAHRLATITHANRIILIDHGEVKEIGTHQELMKKRGIYYNLYQVQQLDQNEPQYS, encoded by the coding sequence ATGGAAAGCATCAAGAGATATTTAGCCTTTGTATCACCATATAAGGGTAAAATTATACTGGCAGTCCTCATAGGAATTATTAAATTTTCCATTCCTCTATTGATGCCACTTATCCTAAAGTATGTCGTTGATGACATAGTTGGGGCGGAATCAATGGCTGATCAAGAGAAGATCAATCAGCTTCTATGGTTAATTGGAGGCGCCTTTTTCATCTTTTTAGTTGTTAGACCTCCTGTGGAATATTATCGACAATACTTAGCACAATGGATTGGAAACAAAGTATTATATGATATTCGAGATCGACTTTTTCAACATATTCAAAAGCTAAGTTTACGCTATTATTCACAAAATAAAACAGGTGAGATAATATCGCGTGTGATTCATGATGTGGAACAAACGAAAACATTTGTAATAACTGGACTAATGAATATTTGGTTGGACATGTTCACCATTGTCATTGCGCTTATCATTATGCTAACCATGAGCCCAAGCTTGACATTGGTTGCAGTAGCCATGTTCCCTCTTTATGGATTTTCAGTTAAATATTTTTATGAAAAACTACGATTTTTGACTCGTCAACGCTCACAAGCCTTAGCCCAGGTTCAAGGACATTTACATGAGCGAGTACAGGGAATGCCGGTCATTCGTAGCTTTGCGCTGGAGGATCATGAACAAAATCAGTTCGACATCCGTAACAAAAACTTTTTAGATAAAGCGATAGAGCATACGACATGGAATGCTAAAACATATTCTGTGGTTCAGACAATCACTGACTTGGCTCCTCTTTTAGTTGTTGGTGTTGCTGGATATTTGGCGATATTGGGAGATGTCACTATTGGAACAATGGTTGCATTTGTTGGTTATATGGATCGCGTCTATAATCCATTACGCAGATTGGTTAACTCGTCAACAACACTGACTCAATCGATTGCTTCTATGGACCGAGTGTTTGAATTTTTAGATGAAAAATATGATATAGAAGACGATGAGGAAGCTATTGAACTAAATCAGGTAGAAGGAAAGGTTACCTTCGATCACGTATCCTTTCAGTATGGTGAAGAAGAATCGATGGTATTGAAAGACATCCGTCTGGATATTCGAGCAGGAGAGACGATCGCCTTTGTAGGGATGAGTGGCGGAGGAAAGTCCACGCTTGTCGGTTTAATTCCACGATTTTATGATGTAACAAACGGACGTATTTTGCTAGATGGCCGCGATATACGAACTGTAAAAGTAAGATCTCTACGTGACAAAATTGGAATGGTTCTACAGGACAATATTTTGTTTAGTGATTCGGTTGCTAGCAACATTCGAATGGGAAATCCAGATGCAACGGATGAAGAAGTAGTGGAAGCAGCCAAAGCCGCTAACGCCGATGACTTTATAATGGAGTTACCTAATGGGTACGACACATTAGTAGGCGAGCGAGGGGTTAAGCTTTCAGGAGGGCAGAAGCAAAGAGTTGCGATTGCACGAGTCTTTTTGAAAAACCCTCCATTACTCATTATGGATGAGGCCACATCCTCCCTTGATTTGGAAAGCGAACACCTCATACAAGAGGCTTTAGAAAAATTAGCACATGATCGAACTACATTCATTGTTGCACATAGATTGGCAACGATCACGCATGCGAACCGAATTATCCTCATTGATCATGGGGAAGTAAAGGAAATAGGTACACACCAAGAGCTTATGAAAAAGAGGGGCATTTATTATAACCTGTACCAGGTCCAGCAACTGGATCAGAATGAGCCTCAATATTCATAG